Proteins from one Synechococcales cyanobacterium CNB genomic window:
- the smc gene encoding chromosome segregation protein SMC, whose product MRLVRLTLNGFKSFADATEFTFDESITGIVGPNGCGKSNVVDAVKWVLGERSSKSLRGKEMIDVIFAGSAGRKPAGMASVTLTFENPEVVGAPVAAGDGELIAVAAVGDEDNPDDPDDPAGDEGVSVIDARLRGRRSLPIDADVVEVERRLYRDGTSQYLINGRRARLRDIRELFLDTGVGADAYSIIEQGKVDAMLLASPQERRTVFEEAAGIARYKQRRVESERRLERSQANLSLTREQLESTERRLRIVRGQAAKARRFRELDDELRALRAAVAFDQYDDLRQRLDGLTSRLTDLEGKREEAIEKVRHYEAARQEADLARAELASEQRRAEQSRLQSEHEASSAAQRAEMARATLAETRRQAEVDAARLAEARRKIDDLGAAADRLAEQVAALAESVADAERALSRAGEERAEVVARLAEETASLNERRAAVVSVDRERTGLLASIESDERRVESVRDELERLASRIGALEGEAANLRREADALETATRRREARAAELETELLRRDDSSASLSEGRRVVAERLAEREQHHVRLDSRRQTLEEMLAARAGLGEAVRAVLARRERGEGFTGVIAPLADLVETSPEHAAAVEAALGPALQALVVETVSSLPRPEELATLPGRVTFVPIARIGPMPARKSPGAADGAFERVVPLRTVVRARGGLESERTEALLDRLLGDAYLVPDLDSAVLLAAGPLAGCRMVTRDGSALEPDGRVVAGPRAASEGVLQQRSELTRLEAELDESAAGLARERAALERVDAEAAALNAVRTELRQSLANEQRQLASEQSRLDRLRTEAARLERERQGAAEEADRARERLARIERDRAALRERAEMLARLHDDQAAEAERLEAEVARTQALRDAIGERIGSARVEIGRVGEQLAAARREHSRVQLARDDAERQVRDVEQHLARVRARVADLEREIDDAGGREADARAEAERLLAECERTTASLAEADARASELGEALGVARQRAHAVERDWHSVEVARREVEVKRENIEERAQEDLGIDLNAEYADYRAVMEPGDVARVDQSEASARIDALREEIRRLGNVNLDAIEEETQLEGRNEELSRQVADIDEACVKLRELIDRLNVASRERFAEAFERITREFAGQEGMFRRLFGGGSAELRLMPLVKTVDGPDGPRKVETDEIDLLESGIEIVAKPPGKQPRTISQLSGGEKTLTAVALLMSIFRSKPSCFCILDEVDAALDDANVGRYCEVVRQFTDRSHFIVITHNKRTMQAADRLYGVTMQERGVSTRVSVKFEQTGGRVQAEGAPAAAEVKTNGAISNGDATPLRRALGVMREAREASTVERS is encoded by the coding sequence CGACGAAGGCGTTTCCGTGATCGATGCGCGGCTGCGTGGTCGGCGGTCCCTGCCCATCGACGCCGACGTCGTCGAGGTGGAGCGGCGGCTGTACCGCGACGGCACGAGCCAGTACCTCATCAACGGCCGGAGGGCGCGGCTGCGCGACATCCGCGAGCTTTTTCTCGACACGGGCGTGGGCGCGGATGCGTACTCGATCATCGAGCAGGGGAAGGTCGATGCCATGCTGCTCGCCTCGCCGCAGGAGCGGCGCACGGTGTTCGAGGAAGCAGCGGGGATCGCGCGGTACAAGCAGCGGCGCGTCGAGTCCGAGCGTCGGCTGGAGCGCTCGCAGGCGAACCTTTCGCTGACGCGTGAGCAGCTCGAATCGACGGAGCGCCGGCTGCGCATCGTGCGCGGCCAGGCCGCCAAGGCGCGCCGCTTCCGGGAACTGGACGACGAACTGCGGGCGTTGCGCGCTGCGGTCGCGTTCGACCAGTACGACGACCTGCGTCAGCGTCTCGACGGGCTGACCTCTCGGCTGACGGACCTGGAAGGCAAGCGCGAGGAAGCCATCGAGAAGGTGCGCCACTACGAGGCGGCGCGGCAGGAGGCCGATCTTGCCCGCGCCGAGCTGGCGAGCGAGCAGCGGCGCGCCGAGCAGTCCCGGCTGCAGAGTGAGCACGAGGCATCCAGCGCGGCGCAGCGAGCGGAGATGGCCCGGGCCACGCTCGCCGAGACGCGCCGCCAGGCGGAGGTGGACGCCGCACGACTGGCCGAGGCAAGGCGGAAGATCGACGACCTCGGTGCGGCGGCTGACCGGCTGGCCGAGCAGGTGGCCGCGCTTGCCGAGAGCGTCGCGGACGCCGAGCGCGCCTTGAGCCGAGCGGGTGAAGAACGTGCGGAAGTCGTCGCGCGGCTGGCGGAAGAGACGGCGTCGCTCAACGAGCGGCGTGCTGCGGTGGTGAGCGTGGACCGCGAGCGCACTGGGCTGCTGGCGTCGATCGAGAGCGACGAGCGTCGCGTGGAATCGGTGCGTGACGAACTGGAACGGCTCGCGTCGCGGATCGGCGCTCTCGAGGGCGAAGCCGCGAACCTGCGCCGCGAAGCCGATGCGCTGGAAACGGCGACGAGGCGGCGCGAGGCGCGCGCCGCGGAACTCGAGACGGAACTGCTGCGGCGTGATGACTCCTCGGCCTCGCTGTCGGAGGGCCGCCGCGTCGTGGCGGAGCGACTTGCGGAGCGCGAGCAGCACCACGTGCGGCTCGACAGCCGGCGGCAGACGCTTGAAGAAATGCTCGCGGCCCGCGCGGGGCTGGGCGAGGCGGTGCGGGCGGTGCTGGCACGGCGCGAGCGCGGCGAGGGTTTCACGGGTGTGATCGCGCCGCTCGCCGACTTGGTGGAGACTTCGCCGGAGCACGCCGCAGCGGTCGAGGCCGCGCTGGGGCCGGCGCTGCAGGCGCTGGTGGTTGAGACGGTGTCTTCGCTGCCGCGCCCTGAGGAACTCGCCACGCTGCCCGGCCGCGTGACGTTCGTCCCGATCGCGCGGATCGGCCCGATGCCGGCCCGCAAGTCGCCCGGCGCGGCGGACGGCGCGTTCGAGCGCGTCGTACCGCTGCGCACGGTCGTGCGTGCTCGTGGCGGTCTCGAGAGCGAGCGCACCGAGGCTCTCCTCGACCGCCTGCTCGGCGATGCGTACCTCGTGCCTGACCTGGACTCGGCGGTGCTGCTCGCCGCGGGACCGCTCGCGGGATGCCGAATGGTGACGCGCGACGGTTCGGCACTGGAGCCGGACGGGCGTGTCGTCGCCGGTCCGCGGGCGGCGTCCGAGGGCGTGCTGCAGCAGCGCAGCGAACTGACTCGCCTGGAGGCGGAACTGGACGAATCGGCGGCGGGCCTGGCACGGGAACGAGCCGCGCTGGAGCGGGTCGATGCCGAGGCCGCCGCGCTCAACGCCGTGCGCACGGAACTTCGTCAGTCGCTGGCGAACGAGCAGCGGCAACTTGCCTCGGAGCAGTCCCGCCTGGACCGCCTGCGGACCGAGGCGGCGCGTCTCGAACGCGAGCGGCAGGGCGCTGCGGAGGAGGCGGACCGAGCGCGTGAACGACTCGCCCGCATCGAGCGAGATCGGGCCGCGCTGCGCGAGCGGGCGGAGATGCTGGCGCGCCTGCACGACGACCAGGCGGCGGAGGCCGAACGCCTCGAAGCGGAAGTCGCCCGCACGCAGGCGCTGCGGGACGCGATCGGCGAGCGGATCGGGTCGGCAAGGGTCGAGATCGGGCGTGTCGGCGAGCAGTTGGCGGCGGCACGGCGCGAGCACAGCCGCGTTCAACTCGCCCGCGATGACGCCGAGCGGCAGGTGCGCGACGTCGAGCAGCACCTTGCGCGTGTGCGGGCACGGGTCGCGGACCTGGAGCGTGAGATCGACGACGCCGGGGGGCGCGAGGCGGATGCTCGCGCGGAAGCGGAACGCCTCCTCGCCGAATGCGAGCGGACAACGGCGAGTCTCGCGGAAGCGGACGCCCGGGCGTCCGAACTGGGCGAGGCGCTGGGGGTTGCGCGGCAGCGGGCGCACGCCGTGGAGCGCGACTGGCACAGCGTCGAGGTCGCCCGGCGCGAGGTGGAGGTCAAGCGTGAGAACATCGAGGAGCGAGCCCAGGAGGATCTCGGCATCGACCTGAACGCCGAGTACGCCGACTACCGCGCCGTGATGGAGCCGGGCGACGTGGCGCGCGTGGACCAGTCCGAGGCTTCGGCTCGCATCGACGCGCTGCGTGAGGAGATTCGTCGGCTGGGGAACGTGAACCTCGACGCGATCGAGGAAGAGACGCAGTTGGAGGGCCGGAACGAGGAACTCTCGCGGCAGGTGGCCGACATCGACGAGGCGTGTGTGAAGCTGCGCGAGTTGATCGACCGGCTGAACGTGGCGAGCCGGGAGCGATTCGCGGAGGCGTTCGAGCGCATCACGCGCGAGTTCGCGGGGCAGGAGGGCATGTTCCGACGGCTGTTCGGCGGCGGCAGCGCGGAACTGCGGCTGATGCCGCTCGTCAAGACCGTCGACGGCCCGGACGGCCCGCGGAAGGTGGAGACCGACGAGATCGACCTGCTCGAGAGCGGCATCGAGATCGTCGCCAAGCCGCCGGGCAAGCAGCCGCGCACCATCAGCCAGCTCTCCGGCGGCGAGAAGACGCTGACCGCGGTGGCTCTGCTGATGTCCATTTTCCGCAGCAAGCCGAGTTGCTTCTGCATTCTCGACGAGGTGGACGCCGCGCTCGACGACGCCAACGTCGGCCGGTACTGCGAGGTCGTCCGGCAGTTCACCGATCGCTCGCACTTCATTGTCATCACGCACAACAAGCGAACGATGCAGGCCGCGGATCGCCTGTACGGCGTGACGATGCAGGAACGTGGCGTCTCGACTCGCGTGAGCGTGAAGTTCGAGCAGACGGGCGGACGGGTGCAGGCCGAGGGCGCACCCGCGGCCGCCGAGGTGAAGACGAACGGCGCGATCTCGAACGGCGATGCCACGCCGCTGCGTCGCGCCCTCGGCGTGATGCGCGAGGCACGCGAAGCCTCGACAGTCGAGCGCTCGTAG